A window of Mucilaginibacter robiniae genomic DNA:
ACCTGCCTTTTTTAGGCAGCTGGACGGTATCGCAGGGGTATAATGGTGATATTACTCACCAAGGTGGTTGGGCACAGGCACTTGATTTTGTTATTCAGGATGAAGATGATAAAACCTATCAGGAATCGGGTACACGCCCTGAACATTTTTACTGCTTTAATAAACCTGTATTGGCTTGTGCCGATGGCATAGTGGAAGCTGTGGTTGATTATGTGGAGGATAATGAAATAGGTACAATCAACTTGCAGCAAAACTGGGGCAATACGGTAATAATTAAACACCTAACTGGGGTATACAGTAAAGTTTCACACCTGCGGCAATATTCCATCAAAGTAAAAGCCGGAGAGTTTGTAAAGCAAGGTGATTTTCTGGGTTTATGTGGTAATTCCGGCCGTTCGCCAGAGCCGCATTTACATTTTCAAATACAAACGCTGCCTTACATTGGTTCCAAAACCCTGCCTTATCCGTTTGCTTATTACTTAAAGCAACAAACAGATAAAGATGCCCGCTTATGCAGCTATCAGATACCGGCACAAGGCACTACCATAAGTGCGGTTGATGTTAGTTTACCGTTGAAACAGGCGTTCAACCTGCAACCGGGTTACAGCGCTGTAATTACAACGCAGGATGGCCGCCACGAGACCTGGGAGGTACATACCGACACGCTGAATCAAACTTACTTGTATAGCGTAGAAACTGGTGCAACGGCTTATTTTATTAATAATGGTACGGCCTTTTACTTTACCAGCTTTTATGGATATCAAGGGTCGTTATTATACTATTTCTATCTGGCGGCATATAAAATCATTTTTACTGCCGATGCAGAGGTTAAAACCACAGATGTGTTTCCGCTACAATTAGAAGGCTACCAACCCGGTTTATGGCTTCAGGATGTATTAGCACCTTTTTACCAGTTTATCAAACGTACTTACGAAAGTGGTGTGAGCTATAGTTCCGGAAAGTTCATCATTCAATCGGCAGAATATAAAGTAACACCTGGCCGCCGCAAACTGGTTATGCAGGCGGCACTGCATATCAGCAATAACAGCTTATCTGCATTTACCATAACCCTGAACGGCAAAACCACAGAAGCGAAATGGCATATTCCAAGTACCTATTAACCATCATTCTGGCTTGGGGTGTTATAACCACTAAAGCGCAGTCTATTAGTTACCAGCAAGCTGATAGTACTTCTTATGCATTATATCAATCGGGTAATTGGCAGGAGTTAATTGTTTATGGGCGGCAGGCCATTGCATCAGGCAATGATTTTGTACTGTTGCGACTACGTATGGGGTATGCACAATTAAGTACGGGTAATTACAGTGGGGCATTGTTGCAGTATAATGAGGTGTTACGCAAAGATGCTTACAACCTTATTGCCCGTTACTACAGTTACTTATGTAATTTGTACCTGAACCGTAATAGCTTGGCTTATTACCATGCCAGTAAATTAGATACCGTTACATTAAATCAGGAAAATCTATCTTCATGGGGGCTGATACAAACCGGACTGGAAACCGGATTGAAATTTCCGGATAACAGCTTGCGCGGTACTGCATCATACACCCGTGCTTCGTTAAGTAACCAGCTGGGCTGGCGGGTGCAGCTTGATCAATCATTGGTGTATTTTCATCAGTCGATACATTACCGTAGGCAAAATAACGTTCCCTTTAACAATCAGCAAACTAATGAGGAGTTGAATGCTTTAAGGAGTAATTCAGTTCGGCAAACAGAGTACTACGGTAAGCTAAGCTATACGCCGGTAAACCGGCTTACGCTGATAGGTGCTTTTCATTATCTGCATACCGGATATGAAGAGAGAAGTTATCATAACAGCTTGGAAGTGGCTGGTGTAAAATATACCGGCACTTATTATGACTTGCAGGCTGATGCTAATTTTAGCCGCCTGAATGATACTAGCGTAAGGCAATACAATGTGCAAGTAACCTTATACCCTAAAGGTAATCTGAATTTATATACTATTACCCGGGGGACGGTTTTGCAGCAGGATGGTAGTACAAAGCCTGTATTTAGCCAGGTGATAGGCTTTAAGGCAGTTAAAAATACATGGCTGGAAGGTTCGGCTACTTTTGGACGATTAAATAATTATGCTGAAGCTGATGGCCTGTATTTGTATAATGCCTTAGATATTACCACATTTAAAGCAAGTGGTACAGCTTATTATCAGGTAAACAAGCACCTGCTTTTTTATCTTAACTATATGTATGAGCGAAAAAAAGATTATTATCGGGACGCGAAATACAACCAACATTCAATAACGGGAGGATTTACATGGAAGTTTTAAAGCCAATAGTTGGGCTGACTCTGGGTTTATGCCTTGCTATACAGGTGCATGCACAATCGGCAGCTGCTATGCAGAAGGCTTATCAGAACAGTTACGCTAATGAATATAAAAAGAACTACATAGCGGCTATTAACGACATTAAACCTTTTTACAGTGATAATGACTATGAAACCAACCTGCGTTTAGGCTGGCTTTATTTTTTAAATAAAAACTATACGGCTTCCGAAACTTATTATGCCCGTGCGGTAGCGTTACGCCCCAACGCTGTTGAGGCTAAATTTGGTTATATTAAACCTTTAGCCTTATTGCAAAGCAATGAAAGAGTGCTGGCTCAATATAATGCCATACTTAAAATTGATCCGCAAAATACGCAGGCTAATTACTGGACGGGATATATTTATTATACCCGAAAACAGTATGATACAGCTATCAGATATTTTACCCGTTTAATCACCTTGTATCCGTTTGATTATGATGGCAACCAGATGCTAGGCTGGTCATACCTGATGGCAGGTAACAAAGCCAATGCCCGTGTATATTTTGAAAAAGCCTTGCTTATTAAACCAGAGGATGCCTCCTGTACAGATGGATTGAGTCGGGCAAGGTAATCAATGTATTAATAAATGAATTTTTTTAAACCAACCAAAGCATAAATCAGGCTTGTACTTCCCGTTTCATCCAGCTCAATACGGCCTTAATTTCAGCATAGGTATAATCATCTCCCAGCGCTTCTTTTAATGGGGCTAGGCGCTCGGTGCCATAGCTTTCTGCTGCTTCCTGGATAGCTGGCATTTTACGCGGAGGCACCATTTCACTAATGTCCAGCTCGCCAGTTTGAACAAAACTGCACAAATGGCTTTCAATAGTGGTTGTCGATAAGCTGCGCTGGGCAGCAATTTCACTGATCGTTTTACCGGAACGGTATAATTCAAAGCTTTCGCGTTGCGTATTACCCGAGGTTGGCCGACTGGCTTTCGTTTTGGTAGCGGCTTTAGTACGCTTGCTACCTATCTTGGAAGATAAACCCTTTTTATCACAATAGTTTATTATAATCTGCAAAAAAGCATCGCCATATTTAGCCAGCTTCACCTCACCAAAGCCTGATATGCGGCCCAGCTCATCTAAGGTTTGTGGCAGATATGTAGCCATTTCCAGCAATGTAGCATCCGACAAGATCAAATAAGCCGGCACATTCTCGTTCATGGCTAAATTAAAGCGAATCGTTTTTAAATCAGGCAATAAGTCAGACTCATAAGATGGGGTTTGTATTTCAGCTGCTTCCTCTATGTTTTCCGCTAAAGTAAACTCAATTTTCTGCTGACCTTTCAGTACGGCATCACTGGCTGGGGTAAGCTTCAATATTGGGTAGCCATCATCCGTAATCTGCAAATAACCCTGTAATATCAGTTGCCCTATATAGCGTTGCCAATCGGCTTTGCTTAAATCAGCACCGATGCCGTAGGTTTTTAGCTGCTTATGTTCTTCGCGTATCTTTTCACTTTTAGAACCCCGCAAAAAATCAATCACGTAGGTATTGCCAAACCGCTGGTTTAACCGGCTTACAGCTGATAAGGCCTTTTGTGCAATGACCGTTCCGTCAATTTTCTTAAACTCGGTTAAGCATACATCGCACGAACCGCAATGATCTGGAAAAGGTTCATTGAAATAGTGCATCAGGTACTGCCGCCTGCAAGTTTGCAATTGGCTGTATTTTACCATATCATCCAGCTTTTTCAGCATAATGCGGCTTTGCTCTTCATTTCCTTCTACACGAGCAAAGCGCTGCAGCTTAAATGCATCACCAGCCGAAAAGAACAGCACGGCTTCTGATGGCAAGCCATCCCGCCCAGCACGGCCTGTTTCTTGGTAATAACCTTCAATATTCTTAGGCAAATCGTAATGTACCACATAGCGCACATTGCTTTTATTGATGCCCATACCAAAGGCAATAGTGGCCACCATCACCTTAATTTCATCACGCAGAAATTTGTCTTGGTTACGGGCCTTAGTTTCATTATCTAATCCGGCGTGGTAGGCTTCGGCAGCATAACCTTGGGCACGTAAATCAGCCGCCAGATCTTCAGTTGAAACGCGTGATAAGCAGTAGATGATACCCGAATCTTCTTTGCGTTCTGCTAGAAAATCCAGCAGTTGATTGTAACTATTTTTTTTAGGGACAACTTTGTACGTAATATTCGGCCGGTTGAAAGAAGATACAAACTCAGCTGGTTGGTGCAAAGCAAGCTTTTCTTTGATGTCATGACGCGTGAGCTGATCGGCAGTGGCTGTTAGGGCAACTACTGGTGTTTTTGGGAACTCGGTTTTTAAGTTAGACAGCATCAGGTACTCGGGCCTGAAATCGTGCCCCCAGTGCGATATACAGTGCGCCTCGTCAATGGCAATCAAGCTTACCGGCAAAGATTTTAAAAAGCTCACCAGCCGGCTTTCCGAACCGAATAATCTTTCGGGAGCCAGATACAGCAGTTTGATATCGCCGCTCCGCAAGCGGTTAATGATATTTTGCTGCTCATCGCTGCTTTGGGTAGAGTTCAAGTAAGCTGCCGGGATGCCGTTCAGGTTTAAGCTATCTACCTGATCTTTCATCAAGGCAATCAGCGGCGAAATAACTAGGGTTAAGCCAGGCAGTAATACCGCCGGTAACTGGTAGCAGAGTGATTTGCCTCCACCGGTAGGCATCAGTACCAAGGCATCGCGCCCATTTAAAATTTGCTGTATAATAGCTTCCTGCTGGTGCCTGAACTGGGTATATCCGTAATATTTATGTAGCGCCTGTAAAGGGGTCATGTATGCAAAATAAACTATTAATATACCAAATAAAGGCGGTTCTTGCAATAATTTAAAGCAAGCCAAGTGTAATTATTCGGGAGTTTATTAGCTTAGAAGCTGAATAACACCTTGCTAAGTACAGCCCATGAAAAGAATATATACCCTGCTCTTTTTTATTGTTTTTACCTGTTCAGCCATTGCGCAAACGTTGCAATCGCCAGCCGAGTTTTTGGGGTATCAACTGGGCAGTCAATTTACTTTTCACCACCGTATTGCCGAGTATTTTAAGTATGTAGCGCAAACCACTAAGAATGTTAAGCTGGTATCGTACGGTACAACGCCCGAAGGCCGGCCACTGATGGTTGCTTTCATCGGTTCTGCTGAAAATATGAACCGGTTGGAAGATATACGGCAGCACAACTTGTATTTGGCAGGGCTAAGCAATGGTCCAGCTACGTTGAGCAATGCACCGGCTATTGTATGGCTAAGCTACAATGTGCATGGCAACGAGCCCAGCAGCAGCGAGGTGGCTATGCAAACCTTGTATGATATGGCCAATCCAGCCAACAGCCGCACGCAAGTTTGGCTCAAAAACACGTTGGTGGTGATTGACCCATGTCTGAATCCAGATGGTCGTGAGCGGTATGTGGATTTTTACAATCAGGCACGTGGTGTCCAACCGAACGCCAACCCTTCATCGCGCGAGCACATGGAGCCTTGGCCGGGCGGACGTGTAAACCACTACTACTTTGATTTGAACCGCGACTGGGCTTGGCAAACGCAAACAGAGGTACAGGGCCGTGTGGGCTTGTTTAACAGGTGGTTGCCCGAGGTGCATGTAGATTTTCATGAGCAGGGTTATAATGCACCATACTACTTTGCCCCGGCCGCTGAGCCTTTTCATAAAGATATTACCCCCTGGCAGCGCGAATTTCAAACCACCATTGGTAAAAACAACGCCAAATACTTTGATCAGAACGGCTGGCTGTATTTTACCAAAGAAGAGTTCGACTTGTTATATCCATCTTACGGCGATACCTACCCCATTTACAATGGTTCTATCGGCATGACGTACGAGCAGGGCGGTATTGGTGCCGGATTAGCTATACAAACCCGCAATGGCGATACCCTAACCCTAGCCGACCGTATTGCACATCATTACAGCAATGCCTTGAGTACGGTAGAAGTTACCTCAGCCCATGCTCAAAAAGTACTGGCTGAGTTTAAGAAGTTTTATGATAACAGCCGCACCAACCCACCGGGGCCCTACAAAACATACATTATTAAAAATGAAAATCCGGATAAGTTGCGTGCCTTAGCGCAATTGCTGGACCGAAATCGCATACAATATGAATTTGGCGTAAACCGTAAAGCCAGAGGTTACAATTACTTCAGCGGGCAAACTGAAAGCTTTGAGGTAAACGCCGGCGATATGGTGATTAATGCCTATCAGCCTAAAGCGGTATTAATGCACGTATTAATGGAGCCTAAGACCTTAGTAACAGACTCAAACACGTACGATATTACGGCTTGGTCGTTACCGTACGTGTATGGTTTGAAAGCTTATGGGGTAAGTGAGTCTATTAAGCCAGGTAGTATTGCTAAAACACCGGTGACTGTTGCTCCGCCACCGCCTGAACATGCTTATGCCTATGTATCCAACTGGCAATCGGTGCAGGATGTCAAGTTTCTGGCAGCTCTGCTGAGCAAGAACATTAGGGTGCGTTATGCATCGGCGGCGTTTACGGCTAATGGAAAAAGCTATAATCCAGGCTCGCTCATTATTACCAAGGCGGATAATAGTAATCCGGACTTTGACCAGGTGGTTATGCAGGCCGCTCATGATTGCAGCCGTACCCTTGTGCCGCTTACTACAGGCTTTGTAGATAAGGGTGCCGATTTGGGTTCGGGCGTGGTACATTACCTTCAAAAGCCACGTATTATGCTGATGACCGGCGATGGTGTAAACGCCGAAGCCATGGGCGAAGTATGGCACTACTTTGAAAAAGAAGTAGGCTATCCCGTTACACTGGTGCGTTATCACGATTTATACCGGGTGCGTATGGCTGATTTTGACTTGGCGATTGTACCCGACGGTAACTATGAAGATTTCCCGTCAGAACGGTTGCAAAATTGGGTACGCGATGGCGGCAAGCTGATTGCAATGGGCGATGCAGTCGGGCAGCTGGCAGATCGGAAAGGTTTTGCCCTGAAAAAGAAAGAAGATCCGAAAGATAGTAAGCCAGGCAGCAAACCCGCAGAACTCAGACCCTATGAAAACAGGGAACGAGATGCTATACGCTACAATGTACCCGGCGCTATTTTCAAGCTGAATTTGGATAATACCCATCCTTTGGGTTATGGGTATCCTAAGTTTTACTATACCTTGCGGTTAAGCAGCGATGTGTACGATTATTTAGGCGATGATGGCTGGAGCGTAGGCACCCTGAAAAAAGGCGGTTATACATCCGGTTTTGTAGGCCAGAAGGCAAAAGACAAGCTAAGCAGTGGCCTCGTTTTCGGCGTACAACCTTTGGGTCGGGGTTCGGTGGTGTATTTGGCTGATGACCCGCTGTTCCGCAGCTTTTGGGAGAATGGCAAGCTGCTGTTTGGCAATGCGGTATTTATGGTGCAGTAAGCGAGAGTCAAGAAGATAGAATCAGGAATCAAGATGAAATCTTATTGTTTTAAATTGGTGTTACAGGTGTTACATGTTTCAGCGTGTAACACCCTGTAACACTGACAAACCATTGGCAGTGGTGGTACTGTTTTGTCAGTGTTTTTGAAGATTTGGACATCTGTATACTCGAAATCTACAAATGGTAAGTGTTAGTTTAGAAGCTGTTAGCTTTACTTGTTTTTACCACTAGTTGCAAACTCGCGAGCGAGGTTGCTAGACATTGTTTATTTGTAGTTGGATGGGTTATGAACAAGGAAGCTGTAAGGCTATAATTAAGGCACACGCCGCAGGCGTGCGCCAGCACAAGGGGGTCTTTGGATTATTTGGCTTGAGGTAGTGATATGGCTGCTTTTGACAAGCAAACCCTAAAGCTGATCGACGAGATCGAAGAACTCGAACCCTCTGTTAAGGATAAACTCATTTTCTTGGCTAATGCCATTATCAGTAATGCAAAAACTGGTAAAGCTTACGCTCATTAAAACAACAAAAGCCCCGGTTAAAAGGCTTGGTTATTTTAATTTATAGGATTTGCAAGTTGTTATGTTAACCACAACTTTGATTCACGACCAACCTGATACACTACTCTTTTCGGCGTATATAGTAAAACTTGTTTGTCGCCGATGAATAAAGAAAAAAATATTGTTCTGTGTCGTTAATTGATATATAACTGTAGAAATTTCGGGGATTTAGTATCTCGTTTTTAAATGAAATGGCGCAATCAGAAGTGTTAAGATTATCAGCTCCTATGGTAAATCTATACAGTTTTATAACATCTTTATTGATAGGACAGTTCCGCCATTTACCAATAGTCGTTTCCCTGGTGACAGTACTATTCTCCCAATTATTAAACTGAGGGTAGTTATTATTAACTTTGACGTCACCAAGAGAATACACATAAAGCTCAAAAAAACCTCCACTTGTAGTGATGCCGGTGAAGTCTTTTTTACAGTCAAGTTTGGTTTTACCATTGTATCCAACAAATATTTTCGCAAAGTCAGCTCTATTTAACGGATCGAAAGAGAGGTCATCATATATTAAATATAAAACTCCTAAAATCACCACAACAAATAATAATTTTAACGCTTTTTTCATATATATTATTTTCAATTGGTACAGTTGCATGCCCATAGCCCTTAATAACGAAATCTTTTCCGTCATTTAAGCCGCCGGGTCTACCCGCCCATGTAGCAATCTTTCTTAGTGGTCTATTTTTTTGCATGTCGAATTTATAATTATCTACCTTGTTTTCATCTCCAATCATCACAGCCCCCGTTTTTTTATCCAATAGGGTCATATTTAACGATCCGTATACCATACCTGTAGTGGTTAACCCAACGTCGCCTCCTATATTCCAAACAAAATTTTTAGAAAAATGTGCCTGAGGGACTTGTTTATTTACACAGTATGACGCTTGCGGTAGCACCAGCTTTAATTCTAACCTCAACTTCTACTTCGCAATCAATCCCCTATTTACCAGCATCGGATGAATATCTGGAGCATGACCGCGGAAGGCGCGGAACATGGTGTTGTAGTTTTCAGTGTTGCCTTTAGATAAAATCATGTCGCGGAAACGCT
This region includes:
- a CDS encoding M14 family metallopeptidase — encoded protein: MKRIYTLLFFIVFTCSAIAQTLQSPAEFLGYQLGSQFTFHHRIAEYFKYVAQTTKNVKLVSYGTTPEGRPLMVAFIGSAENMNRLEDIRQHNLYLAGLSNGPATLSNAPAIVWLSYNVHGNEPSSSEVAMQTLYDMANPANSRTQVWLKNTLVVIDPCLNPDGRERYVDFYNQARGVQPNANPSSREHMEPWPGGRVNHYYFDLNRDWAWQTQTEVQGRVGLFNRWLPEVHVDFHEQGYNAPYYFAPAAEPFHKDITPWQREFQTTIGKNNAKYFDQNGWLYFTKEEFDLLYPSYGDTYPIYNGSIGMTYEQGGIGAGLAIQTRNGDTLTLADRIAHHYSNALSTVEVTSAHAQKVLAEFKKFYDNSRTNPPGPYKTYIIKNENPDKLRALAQLLDRNRIQYEFGVNRKARGYNYFSGQTESFEVNAGDMVINAYQPKAVLMHVLMEPKTLVTDSNTYDITAWSLPYVYGLKAYGVSESIKPGSIAKTPVTVAPPPPEHAYAYVSNWQSVQDVKFLAALLSKNIRVRYASAAFTANGKSYNPGSLIITKADNSNPDFDQVVMQAAHDCSRTLVPLTTGFVDKGADLGSGVVHYLQKPRIMLMTGDGVNAEAMGEVWHYFEKEVGYPVTLVRYHDLYRVRMADFDLAIVPDGNYEDFPSERLQNWVRDGGKLIAMGDAVGQLADRKGFALKKKEDPKDSKPGSKPAELRPYENRERDAIRYNVPGAIFKLNLDNTHPLGYGYPKFYYTLRLSSDVYDYLGDDGWSVGTLKKGGYTSGFVGQKAKDKLSSGLVFGVQPLGRGSVVYLADDPLFRSFWENGKLLFGNAVFMVQ
- the recQ gene encoding DNA helicase RecQ, which encodes MTPLQALHKYYGYTQFRHQQEAIIQQILNGRDALVLMPTGGGKSLCYQLPAVLLPGLTLVISPLIALMKDQVDSLNLNGIPAAYLNSTQSSDEQQNIINRLRSGDIKLLYLAPERLFGSESRLVSFLKSLPVSLIAIDEAHCISHWGHDFRPEYLMLSNLKTEFPKTPVVALTATADQLTRHDIKEKLALHQPAEFVSSFNRPNITYKVVPKKNSYNQLLDFLAERKEDSGIIYCLSRVSTEDLAADLRAQGYAAEAYHAGLDNETKARNQDKFLRDEIKVMVATIAFGMGINKSNVRYVVHYDLPKNIEGYYQETGRAGRDGLPSEAVLFFSAGDAFKLQRFARVEGNEEQSRIMLKKLDDMVKYSQLQTCRRQYLMHYFNEPFPDHCGSCDVCLTEFKKIDGTVIAQKALSAVSRLNQRFGNTYVIDFLRGSKSEKIREEHKQLKTYGIGADLSKADWQRYIGQLILQGYLQITDDGYPILKLTPASDAVLKGQQKIEFTLAENIEEAAEIQTPSYESDLLPDLKTIRFNLAMNENVPAYLILSDATLLEMATYLPQTLDELGRISGFGEVKLAKYGDAFLQIIINYCDKKGLSSKIGSKRTKAATKTKASRPTSGNTQRESFELYRSGKTISEIAAQRSLSTTTIESHLCSFVQTGELDISEMVPPRKMPAIQEAAESYGTERLAPLKEALGDDYTYAEIKAVLSWMKREVQA
- a CDS encoding urea transporter — protein: MKKRILYFIQALLNSYAILFFSQNSVLGALLVVVSFFNPVAGLAGLVCVCGTLLIVNQLSYQRENIQAGLYSFNTLLIGIGIGSFYHVNAAFCVWLAVACIFTLILTVVLTSWLGKYGLPVLTVPFVLGFWMILLAASSYAEIGLLPKQSYLLNELSAGQVIEPHILFASFNNVQLPYYIKLFFRAISALFFQDSVVAGLVMSVGLFVHSRISFSLLVLGFAVACAFNAWLGIYPEGIGHYHLGVNFMMVALAIGGFFLIPSLYSYLWAIISVPVAFLLVGAFTKMLSVYSLPALSLPFCVLTILLLYFFILRTGAGKLQLTPLQHYSPETNLYLYLNNKDRLRNLQYLKLNLPFLGSWTVSQGYNGDITHQGGWAQALDFVIQDEDDKTYQESGTRPEHFYCFNKPVLACADGIVEAVVDYVEDNEIGTINLQQNWGNTVIIKHLTGVYSKVSHLRQYSIKVKAGEFVKQGDFLGLCGNSGRSPEPHLHFQIQTLPYIGSKTLPYPFAYYLKQQTDKDARLCSYQIPAQGTTISAVDVSLPLKQAFNLQPGYSAVITTQDGRHETWEVHTDTLNQTYLYSVETGATAYFINNGTAFYFTSFYGYQGSLLYYFYLAAYKIIFTADAEVKTTDVFPLQLEGYQPGLWLQDVLAPFYQFIKRTYESGVSYSSGKFIIQSAEYKVTPGRRKLVMQAALHISNNSLSAFTITLNGKTTEAKWHIPSTY
- a CDS encoding tetratricopeptide repeat protein, with the protein product MEVLKPIVGLTLGLCLAIQVHAQSAAAMQKAYQNSYANEYKKNYIAAINDIKPFYSDNDYETNLRLGWLYFLNKNYTASETYYARAVALRPNAVEAKFGYIKPLALLQSNERVLAQYNAILKIDPQNTQANYWTGYIYYTRKQYDTAIRYFTRLITLYPFDYDGNQMLGWSYLMAGNKANARVYFEKALLIKPEDASCTDGLSRAR
- a CDS encoding tetratricopeptide repeat protein, whose protein sequence is MAYSKYLLTIILAWGVITTKAQSISYQQADSTSYALYQSGNWQELIVYGRQAIASGNDFVLLRLRMGYAQLSTGNYSGALLQYNEVLRKDAYNLIARYYSYLCNLYLNRNSLAYYHASKLDTVTLNQENLSSWGLIQTGLETGLKFPDNSLRGTASYTRASLSNQLGWRVQLDQSLVYFHQSIHYRRQNNVPFNNQQTNEELNALRSNSVRQTEYYGKLSYTPVNRLTLIGAFHYLHTGYEERSYHNSLEVAGVKYTGTYYDLQADANFSRLNDTSVRQYNVQVTLYPKGNLNLYTITRGTVLQQDGSTKPVFSQVIGFKAVKNTWLEGSATFGRLNNYAEADGLYLYNALDITTFKASGTAYYQVNKHLLFYLNYMYERKKDYYRDAKYNQHSITGGFTWKF